The following proteins come from a genomic window of Streptomyces sp. Sge12:
- a CDS encoding eCIS core domain-containing protein, protein MSPKHPRPTQKTDDQLLQTTRRTAAPQQGAAASAELMGLQASAGNAAVVQMLRRAGHGRDQEQHQHTDGCGHQQSEQHEVQRVAVHDVLRAPGRPMDAATRSDMEARLGADFSDVRIHDNSAAKASAAEVGARAYTSGSHVVIGAGGSDKHTLAHELTHVIQQRQGPVAGTDNGSGLKVSDPSDRFEREAEANASRVMAPGHQAATAEVQRHAAPSAVSGSHGSHHSVQRVASPQDRLTVEYWEEQAGLGGSSSSAAKAKSTQIAASKKSAKGFKASKPPRRIDEIITSVGPRLLADLAQMPETSGRMELYRSMSFEEAYSTLTYWGDEAARKEMTDYVAGGQGTAKGFRENGYSGMTIGAHLGDQGQADGYYDTQGPPYAVQLKFTLKPGAHELLFNQDHMALGPGYKNDLIRKANGGGYQNANANEGTLGGYIGVKAEDKEPYSLGIAQGNNGKNGRELGASQLLFQLFVENVELVKNRSGQDLPAPAAAQQELAV, encoded by the coding sequence GTGAGTCCCAAGCACCCCCGTCCGACGCAGAAGACCGACGACCAATTGCTGCAGACCACCCGCCGTACCGCGGCCCCGCAGCAGGGGGCCGCGGCATCCGCGGAGCTGATGGGGCTCCAGGCGAGTGCGGGCAACGCCGCGGTCGTGCAGATGCTCCGGCGGGCCGGTCACGGGCGGGACCAGGAGCAGCACCAGCACACGGACGGATGCGGACACCAGCAGTCCGAACAGCACGAGGTGCAGCGGGTCGCCGTTCACGACGTACTGCGCGCCCCCGGACGCCCCATGGACGCCGCCACCCGCAGCGACATGGAAGCCCGCCTCGGTGCGGACTTCTCCGACGTCCGCATCCATGACAACAGCGCCGCCAAGGCCTCCGCCGCCGAGGTGGGGGCGCGCGCCTACACCTCGGGCAGCCATGTCGTCATCGGCGCCGGCGGTAGCGACAAGCACACCCTCGCCCACGAACTCACCCACGTCATCCAGCAGCGCCAAGGGCCGGTCGCGGGGACCGACAACGGATCGGGGCTGAAGGTCTCCGACCCGTCGGACCGGTTCGAGCGGGAGGCGGAGGCGAACGCCAGCCGGGTCATGGCACCCGGCCACCAGGCTGCCACCGCGGAGGTGCAGCGTCATGCGGCACCGTCGGCCGTGTCCGGTTCTCACGGTTCTCACCACTCGGTGCAGCGCGTCGCGAGCCCTCAGGACCGGTTGACGGTCGAGTACTGGGAGGAGCAGGCGGGACTGGGCGGATCGAGCAGCTCCGCCGCCAAGGCCAAGTCCACGCAGATCGCCGCTTCCAAGAAGAGCGCGAAGGGCTTCAAAGCCAGCAAGCCTCCGCGCAGGATCGATGAAATCATCACGTCCGTCGGCCCCCGGCTTCTGGCCGATCTGGCGCAGATGCCGGAGACCTCCGGGCGGATGGAGCTGTACCGCTCCATGAGTTTCGAAGAGGCTTACAGCACCCTCACCTACTGGGGCGACGAAGCCGCACGAAAGGAAATGACGGACTACGTAGCGGGCGGCCAGGGAACGGCAAAGGGATTCAGGGAGAACGGGTACTCCGGCATGACGATCGGTGCCCATCTCGGCGACCAGGGCCAGGCCGACGGGTACTACGACACCCAGGGTCCCCCCTACGCAGTCCAGCTGAAGTTCACCCTGAAACCCGGCGCCCATGAACTCCTCTTCAACCAGGACCATATGGCACTCGGTCCGGGCTACAAGAACGACCTGATCCGCAAGGCGAACGGCGGCGGCTACCAGAACGCGAACGCGAACGAGGGCACGCTCGGTGGGTACATCGGCGTGAAGGCCGAGGACAAGGAGCCCTACAGCCTCGGCATCGCGCAGGGCAACAATGGCAAGAACGGCCGTGAGCTCGGCGCGAGCCAGCTGCTCTTCCAGCTGTTCGTCGAGAACGTCGAACTCGTGAAGAACAGGTCGGGCCAAGACCTGCCCGCCCCCGCAGCAGCCCAGCAGGAACTGGCCGTGTAG
- a CDS encoding SMI1/KNR4 family protein: MSNALARLLEIVPAPSRSRDKDWGGVERALSVELPDEYKEFIDVYGGSNWDDYLYVLEPDCPNKHYDLLIWAKYQFEDLQDLWTVEKKPTELEAEGSVLIAWATTDNGECLYWLVLPGVEPNEWTVMANEVSDRWEHYPVSCTEFLASVLTGELQSNILSSLFPLATHEFRRLGPV, encoded by the coding sequence GTGAGCAACGCCCTTGCACGTCTCCTCGAAATCGTCCCGGCGCCGAGCCGGTCCCGCGACAAGGATTGGGGTGGGGTCGAACGCGCCCTCTCAGTGGAACTCCCAGATGAATACAAGGAGTTCATCGACGTCTATGGAGGAAGTAACTGGGACGACTACCTCTACGTCCTGGAGCCCGACTGTCCCAACAAGCACTACGACCTCCTCATATGGGCCAAGTACCAGTTCGAGGACCTGCAGGACCTGTGGACGGTCGAGAAGAAGCCGACAGAACTGGAGGCCGAGGGATCCGTGCTCATCGCGTGGGCGACCACGGACAACGGAGAATGCCTGTACTGGCTCGTTCTTCCGGGCGTTGAGCCGAACGAATGGACCGTCATGGCGAACGAGGTGAGCGACCGATGGGAACATTATCCCGTATCGTGCACGGAATTCCTCGCGTCCGTCCTTACCGGAGAGTTGCAGTCGAACATCCTCTCCTCCTTGTTCCCCCTGGCCACGCATGAATTCCGCCGCCTCGGTCCGGTGTGA
- a CDS encoding RpiB/LacA/LacB family sugar-phosphate isomerase: MRISVSSDMDEPVARALLGQLRDRGHEVMTYGALSPGDDPQWASCSEAAAREVAAGNADQAVVCCWTGTGASIAANKVPGVRAALCTDAYTADGARRWNDANVLALSLRLTSEPLLKEILDAWFAAEASADAEDRENVARVNRLDDTRTTP; the protein is encoded by the coding sequence ATGCGGATCTCTGTTTCCTCGGACATGGACGAACCCGTGGCTCGCGCGCTCCTCGGGCAACTACGCGACCGCGGACACGAGGTGATGACGTACGGGGCGCTCAGCCCCGGCGATGATCCGCAGTGGGCATCCTGCTCGGAGGCGGCGGCCCGCGAGGTGGCCGCGGGGAACGCCGACCAGGCGGTCGTCTGCTGCTGGACGGGTACGGGCGCGTCGATCGCGGCGAACAAGGTTCCCGGTGTACGTGCAGCCCTGTGTACGGACGCCTACACAGCGGACGGTGCGCGCCGCTGGAATGACGCCAACGTGCTCGCACTCAGCCTGCGTCTGACCTCGGAACCACTCCTCAAGGAGATCCTCGACGCCTGGTTCGCCGCCGAGGCGAGCGCGGACGCCGAGGACCGAGAGAACGTGGCGCGCGTCAATCGGCTCGACGACACGAGAACCACACCCTGA
- a CDS encoding cupin domain-containing protein, with the protein MTSRPETARTLDLEPHPEGGWYRRIYTSPLTVPHPTGRGRRPSATLIHFLLAPEERSQWHTVASDEIWLWRDGGPLALYISPPGPTPTTVTEYRLGSHRSPGTELEVCVPAGHWQSACPASDEEVLVSCLVTPGFDFADFTLLTPP; encoded by the coding sequence ATGACTTCCCGTCCCGAGACCGCCCGCACCCTCGACCTGGAACCCCACCCCGAAGGCGGCTGGTACCGCAGGATCTACACCTCTCCACTCACCGTCCCGCATCCGACCGGCCGCGGTCGGCGGCCGTCGGCCACCCTCATCCACTTCCTGCTGGCACCGGAGGAACGGTCCCAGTGGCACACGGTGGCCAGCGACGAGATCTGGCTCTGGCGCGACGGCGGCCCCCTCGCCCTGTACATCAGCCCGCCCGGCCCGACACCGACCACGGTCACCGAGTACCGCCTGGGATCCCACCGCTCCCCCGGCACCGAGCTGGAGGTGTGTGTGCCCGCCGGCCACTGGCAAAGTGCCTGCCCCGCCAGTGACGAAGAGGTCCTGGTGAGCTGCCTGGTGACACCCGGGTTCGACTTCGCCGACTTCACACTCCTCACACCGCCGTAG
- a CDS encoding TetR/AcrR family transcriptional regulator — MSVQERKERERADRERLIVATARELAEQHGWDAVTTRRLAERIEYSQPVLYSHFRGKREIIGAVALEGAAEMAAAVRAAASAVPGPRARVAALARAYLDFATRNPAVYDAMFQLDGGLAFAHEDTPEPLKDAFAALLESLGEVAGDGIHPGLFTEVFWAALHGLATLTRAGRLPPGDTEQRVELLVDRLAII; from the coding sequence ATGTCGGTACAGGAACGCAAGGAACGCGAACGGGCGGACCGTGAGCGCCTCATCGTGGCGACGGCCCGCGAACTCGCCGAGCAGCACGGCTGGGACGCGGTCACCACCCGCCGGCTCGCCGAGCGCATCGAATACAGCCAGCCGGTCCTCTACAGCCACTTCCGCGGCAAACGCGAGATCATCGGCGCCGTCGCCCTCGAAGGGGCCGCCGAGATGGCCGCCGCGGTGCGCGCTGCGGCCTCCGCCGTACCCGGCCCCCGCGCCCGGGTCGCCGCCCTCGCCCGCGCCTACCTCGACTTCGCCACACGCAACCCGGCGGTCTACGACGCCATGTTCCAACTCGACGGCGGCTTGGCGTTCGCGCACGAGGACACCCCCGAGCCGCTGAAGGACGCCTTCGCCGCGCTACTGGAGAGCCTGGGCGAGGTCGCCGGGGACGGCATTCACCCGGGGCTGTTCACCGAGGTGTTCTGGGCGGCCCTGCACGGACTGGCGACCCTGACCCGGGCGGGACGGCTGCCGCCGGGGGACACCGAGCAGAGGGTGGAGCTGCTGGTGGACCGGCTCGCCATCATCTGA
- a CDS encoding DUF1772 domain-containing protein gives MLHALQVFTTVVVGVMVGVEFAVAFVINPILNALPEDSGQLGRAHGGRMLGAVMPVWYIGSLVLVAVWAIVGRHHHGTGLVVTAGALLILSVIMSILLLVPINNRSKTWTPENRPADWKQQTNRWDRYHYVRVAVIIAAFALLAAALG, from the coding sequence ATGCTCCACGCACTCCAGGTCTTCACCACCGTGGTCGTCGGCGTGATGGTGGGGGTGGAGTTCGCCGTCGCCTTCGTCATCAACCCGATCCTCAACGCCCTCCCCGAGGACAGTGGCCAACTCGGCCGCGCCCACGGGGGCCGGATGCTCGGCGCCGTGATGCCGGTCTGGTACATCGGCTCGCTCGTCCTCGTCGCGGTCTGGGCCATCGTCGGACGGCACCACCACGGCACCGGCCTCGTCGTCACCGCCGGCGCGCTGCTGATCCTCAGCGTGATCATGTCGATCCTGCTGCTCGTTCCGATCAACAACCGGAGCAAGACGTGGACCCCCGAGAACCGGCCCGCCGACTGGAAGCAGCAGACGAACCGCTGGGACCGCTACCACTACGTCCGTGTCGCCGTGATCATCGCCGCCTTCGCCCTGCTGGCCGCCGCCCTCGGCTGA
- a CDS encoding response regulator, with the protein MSRVLIVESHDRSGLRPVLEAVDAMVVVGEAADAVEAVKAAKEYRPDVVIMDVSLPGQGAVEATGQLLGLGFPPKVLAVTTSSPDGRVLEVLRAGASGFVVQDCGPDELAHAVRIVAAGGIVLDPRIMQTLTRGRPSTGSHDLLGRIGDLTDEERQMLALIGGGHTNQRIADECRLSITRVKTHVSRLVQRLGLEYRIQAAVLAWEAGIVGRD; encoded by the coding sequence GTGAGTCGCGTCTTGATCGTCGAAAGTCATGACCGGTCCGGCCTGCGGCCGGTACTGGAAGCCGTCGATGCGATGGTGGTGGTGGGTGAAGCAGCTGATGCGGTGGAGGCCGTCAAAGCCGCCAAGGAGTACCGGCCCGATGTCGTGATCATGGACGTGTCCCTTCCCGGCCAGGGGGCGGTCGAGGCCACCGGTCAGCTGTTGGGGCTCGGCTTCCCCCCGAAGGTTCTCGCGGTGACCACCTCCAGCCCGGACGGGAGGGTCCTTGAGGTGCTCCGCGCCGGAGCCTCGGGCTTCGTCGTGCAGGACTGCGGCCCTGACGAGCTGGCTCACGCAGTGCGGATCGTGGCTGCCGGCGGCATCGTCCTGGACCCGAGGATCATGCAGACGCTGACTCGAGGCCGTCCTTCCACGGGCTCCCATGATCTGCTGGGGAGGATCGGCGACCTCACGGACGAGGAGCGGCAGATGCTGGCCCTCATCGGTGGCGGGCACACCAACCAGCGGATCGCCGATGAGTGCCGTCTGTCCATCACCCGTGTGAAGACACACGTCTCGCGCCTGGTCCAACGACTTGGACTGGAGTATCGGATCCAGGCCGCGGTCCTCGCCTGGGAAGCCGGGATCGTCGGACGGGACTGA
- a CDS encoding ClpP family protease has protein sequence MTPLTMFAPRAEEGDKQPGRFDDHLAARLLDQRIVLLGTQVDEVSANRVCAQLLLLSAQDPRSDIGLYVNSPGGSVTAGLAIYDTMRLIPNDVSTLAMGFAASMGQFLLTVGAPGKRFALPNARIMMHQPSAGIGGTAADIEIQAENLQFTKKAVERITAQHTGQSVETIARDGDRDRWFTAEQAREYGMVDRVVESLADIRPATPRRRTGL, from the coding sequence ATGACTCCCCTCACCATGTTCGCGCCCCGCGCGGAGGAGGGCGACAAACAGCCCGGCCGCTTCGACGACCACCTCGCGGCACGGCTGCTCGACCAGCGGATCGTTCTCCTCGGCACCCAGGTCGACGAGGTGTCGGCCAACCGGGTGTGCGCGCAGCTGCTGCTGCTGTCGGCGCAGGACCCGCGTTCCGACATCGGCCTGTACGTCAACAGCCCCGGCGGGTCGGTCACCGCGGGTCTCGCCATCTACGACACGATGCGGCTCATCCCGAACGACGTCTCGACGCTGGCGATGGGCTTCGCCGCCAGCATGGGCCAGTTCCTGCTCACCGTGGGGGCGCCCGGAAAGCGGTTCGCGCTGCCGAACGCGCGGATCATGATGCATCAGCCCTCGGCGGGCATCGGCGGCACCGCCGCGGACATCGAGATCCAGGCGGAGAACCTCCAGTTCACCAAGAAGGCCGTCGAGCGGATCACCGCCCAGCACACCGGGCAGAGCGTGGAGACGATCGCGCGGGACGGCGACCGGGACCGCTGGTTCACGGCCGAACAGGCCAGGGAGTACGGGATGGTGGACCGGGTGGTGGAGTCGCTCGCCGACATCCGCCCGGCCACGCCGCGCCGACGGACGGGGCTGTGA
- a CDS encoding ClpP family protease: protein MGSYTVPYVIERTAQGERSYDVFSRLLNERIIFLGTEIDDGVANVVIAQLLHLESASPEQEISIYLNSPGGSFTSLMAIYDTMTFVQAPISTFCVGQAASTAAVLLAGGDPGRRFVLRHARVLLGQPASGGRQGTVSDLSLAAKEMVRIRSQVEEVLSRHTHHDVATLRADMDREKVFTAEEAVAYGLADEVLSRRFAFV, encoded by the coding sequence ATGGGGTCGTACACGGTTCCCTACGTGATCGAGCGGACCGCGCAGGGCGAGCGGTCCTACGACGTGTTCAGCCGGCTGCTGAACGAGCGGATCATCTTCCTCGGCACCGAGATCGACGACGGGGTCGCCAACGTGGTCATCGCGCAGCTCCTGCACCTGGAGTCGGCGAGCCCGGAGCAGGAGATCTCGATCTATCTCAACTCGCCGGGTGGATCGTTCACTTCGCTGATGGCGATCTACGACACGATGACGTTCGTGCAGGCGCCGATCTCCACCTTCTGCGTCGGTCAGGCGGCGTCGACGGCGGCGGTGCTGCTGGCGGGCGGAGATCCCGGGCGACGGTTCGTGCTCCGGCACGCGCGGGTGCTGCTCGGCCAGCCAGCCAGCGGCGGCCGGCAGGGGACGGTCTCCGATCTCAGCCTCGCGGCCAAGGAGATGGTCCGTATCCGCTCGCAGGTGGAGGAGGTCCTGTCCCGGCACACGCACCACGACGTGGCGACGCTGCGCGCGGACATGGACCGGGAGAAGGTGTTCACCGCCGAGGAGGCCGTGGCCTACGGGCTCGCCGACGAGGTGCTGAGCCGACGGTTCGCGTTCGTCTGA
- a CDS encoding helix-turn-helix domain-containing protein: protein MSTHAPNESRVIPLRPQAPAPGSGGPAGAPRRPVGGPPPREPLWRHLVGDVLRRERLAQERTLKDVSEAARISMPYLSEVERGRKEASSEVLAAAAQALGLGLADLLLRAGDELALHARSRMVRGRTSPTAQYDGLCLAA, encoded by the coding sequence GTGAGCACTCATGCGCCGAACGAGTCCCGCGTCATCCCCCTGCGCCCGCAAGCCCCGGCGCCCGGTTCCGGCGGGCCGGCCGGCGCCCCGCGACGACCCGTGGGGGGTCCACCGCCGAGGGAGCCCCTGTGGCGTCACCTCGTCGGCGACGTGCTGCGGCGCGAGCGGCTCGCCCAGGAACGCACGCTGAAGGACGTCTCGGAGGCGGCCCGGATCTCGATGCCGTACCTGTCGGAGGTGGAGCGCGGACGCAAGGAGGCATCCTCCGAGGTGCTCGCGGCCGCCGCCCAGGCCCTCGGACTCGGCCTCGCCGACCTGCTCCTGCGCGCCGGTGACGAGCTGGCCCTCCACGCCCGGAGCCGGATGGTCCGGGGCCGCACGTCACCCACGGCGCAGTACGACGGCCTCTGCCTCGCCGCCTGA